A section of the Osmia lignaria lignaria isolate PbOS001 chromosome 3, iyOsmLign1, whole genome shotgun sequence genome encodes:
- the Jhe gene encoding juvenile hormone esterase, which produces MTRLPILLLLSGLVTLAWSLEESPRRRTPLGAVKGYYEVSADGRQYEAYVGIPYALPPTGKLRFKPPQRLPPWMGELPANKFGSPCLQYNQESSDPNKKVEGAEDCLYLNIYVPADVKESSKPLPVIFWIHGGAFQYGSGMSMGAKYLMDRDVVFVTFNYRLGILGFLSTEDEVVPGNMGLKDQSMALRWVSENIEWFGGDPNRVTLIGLSAGGASVHYHYLSPMSAGLFQGGISISGTAFDCWTQTENSAQKAKQVGALMGCPTNNVRDMIHCLRYRPGNVMVEALGKFLRFYNNPFTPFGPVPEKYGDEPFIDRTPAEIVNSGDVQDVPWVTGVVSEDGLYPVAEFIAKPEALKTLDDNWDLLAPHFLDYNYTSPKEEHVEVARLIKKHYFGTKKIEESTKSLIKLSSDRFFVTDSVKAARMQAKVNKQPVWYYYFSYRGAHSFSEALSGTSTNYGVSHADDAYYVVDTFFLDPTTTPNDLKMQQVLIDFWVSFVTNSVPKVGTVQWSRLNPKEKTLNYVHIAGPQNIHMESATNFGDAEFWNSLNLNENKLKTASSRSEEL; this is translated from the exons ATGACGAGACTGCCAATCCTGCTGCTCCTCTCTGGGCTTGTAACGCTGGCATGGAGCCTGGAAGAGTCGCCGAGACGTCGAACTCCTCTGGGTGCTGTCAAGGGATATTATGAAGTGTCTGCTGATGGAAGACAGTACGAAGCCTACGTGGGAATCCCTTACGCCCTACCTCCAACTGGCAAACTTCGGTTCAAG CCTCCTCAACGGCTGCCACCATGGATGGGCGAACTCCCGGCGAACAAATTTGGCTCTCCCTGCTTGCAATACAACCAAGAGTCTTCTGATCCAAATAAGAAAGTCGAAGGTGCTGAAGACTGcctttatttaaacatttatgtACCAGCAGATGTCAAGGAATCCTCTAAACCATTGCCGGTGATCTTTTGGATTCATGGAGGAGCCTTTCAGTACGGTTCCGGCATGTCCATGGGTGCTAAATACCTTATGGACCGTGATGTTGTATTTGTTACGTTCAACTATCGTCTTGGAATATTAG GATTCCTTAGCACCGAAGACGAAGTAGTCCCTGGTAATATGGGACTGAAAGACCAAAGTATGGCCCTACGATGGGTCTCAGAGAATATCGAGTGGTTCGGTGGTGATCCAAATCGAGTGACCTTGATTGGTTTAAGCGCTGGTGGTGCGAGCGTTCATTATCACTATTTGTCTCCCATGAGTGCTGGTCTCTTCCAAG GTGGTATCTCAATTAGTGGTACCGCTTTCGACTGTTGGACACAGACAGAAAATTCTGCACAAAAGGCTAAGCAAGTAGGTGCTCTCATGGGTTGCCCTACAAATAATGTAAGAGATATGATACATTGTCTCAGATACCGTCCGGGCAACGTCATGGTTGAGGCTCTCGGCAAATTTTTG CGGTTCTATAACAATCCATTCACGCCATTTGGTCCAGTCCCTGAGAAATATGGGGACGAACCATTCATTGATCGAACGCCCGCTGAAATCGTGAATAGCGGAGACGTTCAAGATGTTCCTTGGGTCACTGGAGTGGTAAGCGAAGACGGATTATACCCTGTCGCTG AATTTATTGCTAAACCAGAAGCTTTGAAAACGTTGGACGATAACTGGGACCTTCTTGCACCTCATTTCCTTGATTACAATTACACTTCACCCAAAGAGGAACATGTTGAAGTTGCCAGACTTATTAAAAAACACTACTTTGGAacaaagaaaatagaagaatcaacaaaatctttaataaaattatctagCGATAGATTCTTTGTTACTGACAGTGTAAAAGCTGCTAGAATGCAGGCCAAAGTTAATAAGCAACCTGTCTGGTATTACTATTTTTCCTACAGAGGCGCGCACAGTTTTAGCGAAGCTTTGAGCGGAACTAGTACTAATTATG GTGTGAGTCATGCAGATGATGCATACTATGTGGTAGACACATTTTTCCTTGACCCTACAACAACTCCAAATGATCTTAAGATGCAACAAGTGTTAATTGATTTTTGGGTATCATTTGTAACTAACAG TGTTCCAAAAGTGGGTACTGTGCAATGGTCAAGATTAAATCCAAAAGAAAAGACCCTTAACTATGTACACATTGCTGGACCACAAAACATTCATATGGAAAGTGCTACAAACTTTGGAGACGCAGAGTTTTGGAACTCcctcaatttaaatgaaaacaaATTAAAGACTGCATCTAGTAGATCAGAAGAACTGTAA
- the mu2 gene encoding mutator 2 isoform X5 — protein sequence MIQAIFEVCPLLDDSAIPETPLPSRQKNQLVIPGTPDSSTEMSNASTMGDVSTIPATQANDREPTFRRPSVPQRNSTGSKKKHFPRDSSVDDSLDDSRSFTTGDKENVGKPKVNTHDLETQKQFESQNETSIDIHDIETQKIDLSNIKISTGLPQQEVVDIHDMETQKEETEDNVTGTSGTNVSYDVDIHDMITPKRFCTENADDNTQNENLETTTELLKIPVREEMSSLNIEITDEGETADDAKDKEMNPEEFLQLSPATNFEEDYSVLDKSHDVLGSQNLLDHIIEDDEVMDQVKLKSTSVKSTNVDDEQSTDDENIFDAATQVKIHDENDGKDASQHDATKISQGTDDSDETNQGVFQSYSYVRSKDSKKSSQHEASDDSDTDEEGQFVKIALQERQNISSSFEKRRSDVSEMKNSRGSSKDSEDMFNMLTQHVNPANKNAMIVENDGDEVFDAPTQVVEKFKTDIKIEDSDLMPTQILSTVESSAKEVPSVSLSKRKENAVEDDITEIEDDVATQIITPPEDRDKSPSPNENHLKETSIDGIDYETAPTQLISDVERNRSTRKSNVSKKVNFNDSLEKNLNAMFCGENEDSLENQEEISTQVLKNVLQSSQCNDESQNENSKSNLNSKSPTIDKVQKSIERRKSKAASLGRKTYNLRDANDDSNSQNMENYFSSFTSARKRNVLADSQDLSDSSEDTSDNKTKKKSADELTAVDNTKDNVDESPSRSRSKTPSTPRSLRRSKREESTVVEEIGVPKSIKDTSIDTEEFKSSKPNPKNSSMPESTEKSKWQESKVVEVSNPETVAGVSTSNDTEEPQQSNITYDYEDILDGLPEVRISNTIYNYEETVDDALEVRISDTLSNPPSPTLATPMARRMNTRSKKNTENVVSKKKRVGGKSSRKASVGRKNTENAVPYQFISKSDSSSRRGSMPQELPVNINADVPREIDEKVNKNSKRLTRNSIIGSSQIKKGNDSLRDRKSIPSNSNVQKQTSQSPSVQSSGRTRNSSKRDVDRSSIFQVANEAPIENITEPAEPNTNASRSRKRTLSAVEVAESSAIKKLREDADESTRASTRGRKISAKNSPVNRRYSANILNFVTNKNSPIDMKTKENSKLPLDETNLINKQAVINLVRLTSQSPTGSMSPSVPVESVAKDTVTDVTKQTRVDETSKAKNRKTVSKLRQVRSRKANKQQEVTIEDSSSQGEESQEVEKIMSGSMMEQSIKEDADIKKDVERNKKGVNVRNTRKRAQTNTLTDEYESSVSSEDAHFEVPATKSKRAKISKTISNVKEEAVRKTRNSRQSLRSSQIKPEIISESSSEERLESSGNQNDLNNTVSKTNNAKQKGTKPKAVKLKGNKKQNKLEEKSVSSEMNSSVDDASIVSISNRTRRSTSSISSPFKIKHKILFTGIPATDYRRLLTKLGASQVEDPTKCTVLVTDKVRRTVKFLCALAQAVPIVSVDWLIESEKVGHFIDLENYILKDPAAEATFGFRLRSSWEKAKQDKLLEGYSIVLTPNVAPPPLPDLKSIIVSCGGKALMRPPTSWPRKAVIISREEDLINAKKFAAKAPETVTIQSTEFILTGILQQELNFVKYKLT from the exons ATGATACAAGCGATCTTCGAAGTCTGTCCATTATTGGACGACTCCGCGATCCCAGAAACTCCATTACCATCTCGACAAAAAAATCAACTAGTTATTCCAGGAACACCTGACTCGTCAACTGAGATG AGTAACGCATCCACTATGGGAGACGTGTCCACGATCCCTGCGACCCAAGCTAACGATCGGGAACCAACGTTTCGACGTCCATCCGTTCCTCAAAGGAATTCTACGGGCAGCAAGAAGAAGCATTTTCCTCGTGACTCCTCCGTCGACGACAGCCTAGACGATTCTAGGAGTTTTACCACGGGAGACAAAGAAAATGTAGGTAAACCGAAAGTCAACACTCACGATCTGGAGACCCAGAAGCAATTCGAATCGCAAAACGAAACGAGCATCGATATTCACGATATCGAGACTCAAAAGATTGACCTGAGCAACATCAAAATTTCTACGGGTCTACCGCAACAGGAAGTAGTCGATATTCATGACATGGAGACACAGAAAGAGGAAACTGAAGATAACGTAACTGGTACTAGTGGAACGAATGTGTCATATGACGTGGACATTCATGATATGATAACACCGAAGAGATTTTGTACTGAAAATGCAGATGATAATACTCAAAATGAGAATCTTGAGACCACTACAGAGTTGTTAAAGATTCCAGTTAGAGAAGAGATGTCCTCTTTGAATATAGAAATTACCGATGAAGGTGAAACAGCAGATGATGCGAAGGACAAGGAAATGAATCCTGAAGAGTTCCTGCAGTTGTCGCCCGCCACGAATTTCGAGGAGGATTATTCAGTACTTGATAAGAGCCACGATGTACTTGGATCGCAGAACTTATTGGACCACATAATCGAAGATGACGAAGTAATGGATCAGGTGAAATTGAAATCAACATCCGTGAAGTCTACAAATGTAGATGACGAACAGAGCACCGACGATGAAAACATCTTTGACGCAGCGACCCAAGTTAAAATCCATGACGAGAATGATGGCAAAGATGCATCTCAACACGATGCGACCAAGATTTCGCAGGGAACAGATGATTCCGACGAAACGAATCAAGGAGTATTTCAAAGTTACTCCTACGTCAGAAGCAAAGACAGTAAGAAATCCTCCCAGCATGAAGCTAGCGACGATTCGGATACCGACGAAGAGGGTCAGTTTGTGAAAATAGCTTTACAAGAAAGGcagaatatttcttcttcctttgaAAAGCGACGAAGCGATGTCAGCGAAATGAAAAATAGTCGCGGCTCGAGCAAAGACTCGGAAGATATGTTTAATATGCTTACTCAACACGTGAACCCGGCAAATAAAAATGCGATGATCGTGGAGAACGATGGCGATGAAGTCTTCGATGCGCCCACGCAAGTAGTAGAGAAATTCAAAACAGATATAAAAATAGAAGACAGTGATTTGATGCCAACACAAATTCTGTCGACGGTCGAATCTTCTGCGAAAGAAGTTCCTTCGGTCAGTTTATCGAAGCGTAAAGAAAACGCAGTCGAAGATGACATTACTGAAATAGAGGACGATGTAGCTACTCAAATAATTACTCCTCCAGAGGATCGTGATAAATCACCCAGTCCGAATGAAAATCATTTAAAAGAGACCAGCATCGATGGCATTGACTATGAAACGGCGCCTACTCAATTAATCAGCGATGTCGAGAGAAACAGATCAACGAGAAAGTCTAATGTATCCAAGAAAGTaaattttaatgattctttGGAAAAAAATCTGAATGCAATGTTCTGTGGTGAAAACGAGGATTCCCTTGAAAATCAGGAAGAGATATCTACTCAGGTTCTTAAAAACGTGTTGCAATCATCTCAATGCAATGATGAATcacaaaatgaaaattctaaatctaattTAAATAGCAAATCTCCGACGATCGATAAGGTACAAAAATCCatcgaaagaagaaaatctAAGGCAGCTTCATTAGGCAGAAAAACTTATAATTTAAGGGATGCAAACGATGATAGCAACTCCCAAAATATGGAGAATTATTTCTCTTCCTTTACTTCAGCGCGGAAACGCAATGTCCTAGCGGATTCCCAAGACCTATCTGATTCTAGCGAAGATACATCCGATaataaaacgaaaaagaaatcagCTGATGAATTAACAGCTGTTGATAATACGAAAGATAATGTTGACGAAAGTCCATCTAGATCCAGATCTAAAACTCCATCAACGCCAAGATCACTGAGAAGAAGTAAACGCGAAGAATCAACAGTAGTAGAAGAAATAGGGGTTCCTAAAAGTATCAAAGATACATCGATTGATACCGAAGAATTTAAATCGTCGAAACCTAACCCTAAAAATTCATCAATGCCAGAATCGACGGAAAAAAGTAAATGGCAAGAATCAAAAGTTGTAGAAGTATCGAATCCAGAAACTGTCGCAGGTGTAAGCACATCGAATGATACAGAAGAACCTCAACAAAGTAATATAACGTACGATTACGAAGACATATTGGACGGTTTGCCAGAGGTTAGAATTTCAAATACAATATACAATTACGAAGAGACAGTGGACGACGCGCTAGAGGTTAGAATTTCAGATACATTATCGAATCCGCCAAGTCCAACATTGGCAACACCAATGGCTCGTAGAATGAATACTCGGTCGAAGAAGAATACTGAGAATGTtgtttcaaaaaagaaaagggttgGAGGAAAATCGTCTCGAAAAGCATCGGTTGGTCGTAAAAACACGGAAAACGCTGTGCCTTATCAGTTTATCAGTAAATCGGACTCGTCGAGTCGTCGGGGAAGCATGCCGCAGGAACTTCCTGTCAACATCAACGCCGACGTGCCCAGGGAAATAGACgagaaagtaaataaaaattctaagcgATTAACGAGAAATTCGATAATCGGTAGTTCACAGATAAAGAAGGGAAACGATTCTCTTCGCGATAGAAAATCGATTCCTTCCAATAGTAACGTGCAAAAACAGACGAGCCAGAGTCCTTCCGTTCAGAGTAGCGGAAGAACTCGTAATTCCAGTAAAAGGGATGTTGATCGTTCGTCTATTTTTCAGGTAGCAAATGAAGCTCCGATCGAAAATATTACCGAACCTGCGGAACCAAATACCAACGCATCTCGCAGTAGAAAGAGAACGCTTAGCGCAGTGGAAGTGGCTGAAAGTAGCGCTATTAAAAAACTTCGAGAAGATGCTGATGAAAGTACGCGTGCATCTACCAGAGGTCGAAAGATTAGCGCCAAAAACAGTCCAGTCAACAGAAGATACTccgcaaacattctgaactttGTTACTAATAAAAATTCACCGATCGATATGAAAACTAAAGAAAACTCAAAGTTACCGCtcgatgaaacaaatttaataaataaacaagcgGTGATTAATCTTGTTAGATTGACATCACAGAGTCCAACAGGATCAATGTCTCCGAGTGTCCCAGTAGAATCGGTGGCTAAAGATACCGTAACTGATGTAACGAAACAAACTCGGGTTGATGAAACGTCCAAGGCGAAAAACCGTAAAACTGTTTCGAAACTGCGTCAAGTTAGGAGCCGAAAAGCAAACAAACAGCAGGAAGTTACGATAGAAGATAGCAGTTCGCAAGGAGAGGAATCGCAAGAGGTGGAGAAAATCATGAGCGGTTCGATGATGGAGCAAAGTATCAAAGAGGATGCAGATATAAAGAAAGAtgtagaaagaaataaaaaaggtgTAAACGTTAGGAATACCAGaaaacgcgcgcagacaaataCTCTAACCGATGAATACGAAAGCAGTGTTTCTTCTGAAGATGCACACTTTGAGGTACCCGCTACGAAAAGCAAACgagcgaaaatttcgaaaactaTTTCAAATGTTAAGGAAGAAGCTGTTAGGAAAACAAGAAATAGTAGACAGTCGCTAAGATCCAGTCAGATCAAGCCAGAGATAATTTCCGAGTCCTCTTCGGAGGAACGTTTAGAAAGTAGCGGTAATCAGAATGATTTGAATAATACTGTAAGCAAAACTAATAATGCTAAACAGAAAGGAACTAAACCGAAGGCGGTAAAGCTGAAAGGTAACAAGAAACAGAACAAACTTGAAGAAAAGAGTGTTTCCTCAGAAATGAACTCCAGTGTCGACGATGCAtcgattgtttcgatatctaatAGAACTCGTAGAAGTACTTCTTCCATATCATCGCCATTCAAgataaaacataaaattttatttacgggTATACCAGCTACCGATTACAGAAGGTTATTAACAAAATTGG GTGCGTCTCAAGTTGAAGATCCAACAAAATGCACAGTATTGGTTACTGACAAAGTTCGACGAACCGTTAAATTTTTATGCGCTTTAGCACAAGCTGTGCCAATAGTTTCGGTCGATTGGTTAATTGAAAGTGAAAAAGTTGGACACTTCATAGAtctagaaaattatatattgaaAGATCCTGCCGCAGAAGCTACATTTGGTTTCAGACTAAGAAGCAGCTGGGAAAAAGCGAAACAGGATAAACTTCTTGAGGGTTACAGTATTGTATTGACACCGAACGTGGCACCGCCACCTCTACCAGATTTAAAAA GCATAATTGTTTCATGCGGTGGTAAAGCTTTGATGCGACCACCGACATCTTGGCCTCGGAAAGCGGTGATCATTTCCCGCGAAGAAGATTTAATAAACGCAAAGAAATTTGCTGCCAAAGCACCAGAAACTGTCACTATCCAGTCAACAGAATTTATATTAACAGGTATTTTGCAACAAGAATTGAATTTCGTTAAATACAAGTTAACGTAA
- the LOC117605446 gene encoding nuclear protein 1 produces the protein MNKLNDPEAMSDEYVVDEYEHFNYDYDKHIFTGHSGKQRSKREALTHTNHFDPCGHSRKIMTKLMNSEHKRHHQHQHRDEGKTKA, from the coding sequence ATGAACAAGCTTAACGACCCGGAAGCAATGTCGGATGAGTACGTCGTTGACGAATACGAGCATTTCAACTACGATTACGACAAGCATATTTTCACCGGGCATAGCGGTAAACAACGGAGTAAACGGGAAGCCCTTACTCACACAAATCACTTTGACCCGTGCGGCCATTCTAGAAAGATCATGACTAAACTGATGAATTCCGAGCACAAACGACACCATCAGCACCAGCATCGTGATGAAGGAAAAACCAAAGCATAA